A stretch of the Drosophila sulfurigaster albostrigata strain 15112-1811.04 chromosome 2L, ASM2355843v2, whole genome shotgun sequence genome encodes the following:
- the LOC133834925 gene encoding LOW QUALITY PROTEIN: ionotropic receptor 75a (The sequence of the model RefSeq protein was modified relative to this genomic sequence to represent the inferred CDS: deleted 1 base in 1 codon), with product MYNLAPVTLLVSIGALEVAGYTMEPLIVTQFIMDLVQTKETVIFACSKEGILYRQYNLSILVLIVFFFELTDLVFNSLNLMKHNQFVNPIHINSSYSLMSVLTRENYARAAVIVNTGCEGSSRLLREASVGRYFNKTYQWLLWGIGQNIDDLLPLELDYVGPNAQLTYVNRTVDGYCLWDIHSKGRQLKSSLEVHLIAMLENNQNKLLIFKNIFELQSIKYRSQFNGLVLRGASVIDQEDIVTNEQIEAILSRHTKDAGVAAFIKYHYELLSLLRDRFNFTVNFRNSRGWAGRLGNTTFRLGLLGIIMRNEADIAASGAFNRINRFAEFDTIHQSWKFETAFLFRFTPDLDTHGKSGNFLAPFSGQVWFFTLATLLVINIIWFLLEYINKRWQGGRRKPSLCRSSWTERSLRTFGAVCQQGMEPIPSDVPSRSVVVTIFLFSVVMYNYYTSSVVGGLLSSSDQGPATVDEIISSPLKISFEDIGYYKVLFRESSSPVVTRLIKRKLSSSRGPNEMGVYGHIEDAIPYLKSGGFAFHCEVVDAYPIIAELFDANEICDLREVSGLMEVEIMNWIVHKNSQYTELFRTAMCNAREAGLIERILRQRQMKKPTCQSLYTVYPVSISGVTSAFFTLLSGILLALFALGVEILWFKWRKL from the exons atgtacaacttAGCACCAGTAACTCTATTAGTTTCAATTGGGGCGCTCGAAGTAGCAGGTTATACAATGGAACCATTAATCGTAACACAATTTATAATGGACTTGGttcaaacaaaagaaacagtTATATTTGCTTGCTCAAAGGAAGGTATTTTATATAGACAATACAATCTATCCATTCTcgtattaattgttttttttttcgagcTAACAGATCTAGTGTTTAATTCCCTCAATTTGATGAAGCACAACCAGTTTGTAAATCCGATTCATATAAACAGCTCGTACTCTTTGATGTCTGTATTAACAAGAGAGAATTATGCACGAGCTGCTGTGATTGTGAATACCGGATGCGAAGGTTCCTCTAGACTCCTTCGAGAAGCTTCTGTGGGTAGATACTTCAACAAGACTTATCAGTGGCTGCTTTGGGGTATAGGGCAAAATATTGATGATTTGTTGCCCCTCGAGCTAGATTATGTGGGTCCAAATGCTCAACTGACTTACGTCAATAGAACTGTCGATGGCTACTGTCTTTGGGACATTCACTCCAAGGGCCGACAATTGAAATCATCTTTGGAGGTGCATTTAATCGCTATGCTTgaaaacaaccaaaacaaactgcttatatttaaaaatattttcgagCTGCAAAGCATCAAGTACCGCAGTCAATTTAATGGCCTGGTTTTAAGAGGAGCTAGTGTT ATTGATCAGGAGGACATCGTGACGAATGAACAAATTGAAGCTATACTATCACGGCACACAAAAGATGCCGGTGTTGCAGCATTTATAAAGTATCACTACGAATTGTTGAGTCTGCTCAGGGATCGTTTTAACTTTACTGTAAATTTTCGAAACTCAAGAGGTTGGGCTGGCAGATTGGGCAACACGACCTTTCGATTGGGGTTACTTGGAATTATTATGAGAAATGAAGCAGACATTGCAGCATCAGGGGCATTCAATCGGATCAATCGATTTGCAGAGTTTGATACTATTCATCAGAGTTGGAAATTCGAAAcagcttttctttttcgaTTTACGCCTGACTTGGATACTCATGGTAAAAGCGGAAATTTTCTAGCACCTTTCAGTGGACAAGTGTGGTTCTTCACCTTGGCCACACTGCTGGTAATTAACATAATCTGGTTTCTTCTTGAGTACATCAATAAAAGATGGCAAGGTGGACGTAGGAAGCCTAGTTTATGCCGAAGTAGTTGGACGGAACGTTCACTGCGTACGTTTGGAGCAGTCTGTCAGCAGGGAATGGAGCCAATTCCATCGGATGTGCCCTCCCGTTCTGTTGTTgtaactatatttttattttcagtagTAATGTATAATTATTACACCTCATCTGTTGTTGGAGGGCTTCTAAGTTCGTCAGATCAAGGACCTGCTACTGTCGATGAAATTATATCTAGTCCACTGAAAATATCTTTTGAAGATATTGGATACTATAAAGTCTTATTTAGA GAAAGTAGCAGTCCAGTTGTGACACGCCTTATAAAACGAAAACTATCTTCGTCCAGAGGACCAAATGAGATGGGCGTTTACGGTCACATAGAAGACGCAATT CCCTATCTTAAGAGTGGTGGATTCGCATTTCACTGCGAAGTTGTTGATGCTTATCCGATTATCGCCGAATTATTTGATGCCAATGAAATTTGCGACCTGCGTGAGGTATCAGGCCTAATGGAAGTGGAGATTATGAATTGGATTGTGCATAAGAACagtcaatataccgaattgttTAGAACAGC TATGTGCAATGCTCGGGAAGCTGGATTAATTGAGAGGATCCTTCGACAACGTCAAATGAAGAAGCCAACCTGTCAGTCTCTCTATACCGTCTACCCAGTATCTATATCGGGAGTTACCTCGGCATTTTTCACACTGCTAA gtGGCATTTTACTAGCTTTATTTGCGTTGGGAGTCGAGATTCTGTGGTTCAAATGGagaaagttataa
- the LOC133834933 gene encoding protein limb expression 1 homolog, with the protein MVYPEEPFWALPMVSGLYEDRDYRVNVVEALQEFWQMKQTRGVELKNGALVIYESIPSNSQPYVCFVTLPGGSCFGSFQNCPTKAEARRSSAKIALMNSVFNEHPSRRISDEFIEKAVQDARASFKGTPQNNELPESGIGAFRFMLEANKGRTMLEFQELMTVFQLLHWNGSLKAMRERQCSRQEVVAHYSNRSLDDEMRAQMALDWIAREQENPGVLRRELVLAERELETARMAGRELRFPKEKKDILMIAHNQLGGSNLGATSIEN; encoded by the exons ATGGTTTATCCCGAAGAACCTTTTTGGGCATTGCCAATGGTATCCGGATTATATGAAGATAGAGATTACAGGG tTAATGTCGTCGAAGCATTACAGGAGTTTTGGCAAATGAAACAGACGCGAGGCGTTGAGCTTAAGAATGGAGCGCTTGTAATTTACGAATCGATTCCATCCAATAGCCAGCCTTATGTATGCTTCGTAACATTACCCGGTGGCAGCTGTTTTGGAAGTTTTCAA AATTGCCCAACTAAGGCAGAAGCAAGACGAAGTTCAGCAAAAATTGCACTAATGAACTCGGTATTTAATGAACATCCATCTCGCCGAATTAGCGATGAGTTTATTGAAAAGGCAGTGCAAGATGCACGTGCATCATTCAAAGGAACTCCCCAAAATAACGAATTACCCGAATCCGGAATTGGCGCTTTCAg GTTCATGCTTGAAGCAAATAAGGGTCGAACAATGTTGGAATTCCAAGAACTGATGACCGTTTTCCAGCTGCTGCATTGGAATGGATCATTGAAAGCTATGCGAGAACGGCAGTGCTCAAGGCAGGAGGTTGTAGCTCATTACTCTAACCGTAGTCTTGATGACGAGATGCGTGCACAAATGGCCTTAGACTGGATAGCTCGCGAGCAAGAAAATCCCGGGGTTCTTAGAAGAGAGCTGGTCCTGGCCGAGCGCGAACTGGAAACGGCACGAATGGCTGGGCGGGAATTGCGTTTCCCCAAGGAGAAAAAGGATATATTAATGATAGCTCATAATCAATTGGGAGGAAGCAACTTGGGTGCCACATCCATTGAGAACTAA
- the LOC133850365 gene encoding FERM domain-containing protein 5 isoform X1, protein MFKSKNECNVVYKCTVRLLDDSDVLECEFQPFHKGIYLVDHICRQLDIKEKDYFGLRYVDTGKQRHWLDLAKSILKQCKDIDPVLFSLRVKFYPADPFRLTGNGRIMLFQQLKRDLRHGRLYCSLGEAAALGALIVQEELGDYDEVIHIGEYVSSLDLALRQTENLEKKIIELHKKRKPGQDPSVAMDEFMGIARGLETYGIDPHPVKDHRGSLLYVGINHAGISTYVAGKRSQHFRWNEVHKINFEGKMFIAHLSFTDSSREPKKHTIGFKCPSGPACRYLWRCAIEQMLFFTLPNSQHAAVVSGGGFFSWGTKFRYTGRTEREILTESINALREQKMTNSSSSKRKASSVPATPSSPQGDLAQIRYSSLPRSTMSEPLGCSMAPSILIYGGHGQDVGVNGSLQLPSLEPVCEEARLRSSNIDRLNHMGTDLPGYAFRDSIEHSSTESGLTASGYDVTGKPRGNHTDSKQHLYYSSKQYYALPNPALNSSSSVGISSGKHIGPFSRTHSNSNSGKSLRKFHLLHAFIPSVIFVIIAMTGTAILIMESELEIFERVRNSPEMLSLRYQYYQPLKDFVLEKFGRKA, encoded by the exons atgttcaaaagcaaaaacgaaTGTAATGTTGTGTATAAGTGCACTGTTCGACTACTTGACGATTCAGACGTTTTAGAATGTGAATTCCAG CCATTCCATAAAGGCATTTATCTGGTCGACCATATATGTAGGCAATTAGATATTAAGGAAAAGGACTATTTCGGTTTACGTTACGTTGATACAGGAAAACAACGG CACTGGCTCGACTTGGCCAAATCCATTTTAAAACAATGTAAAG ACATAGATCCAGTGCTTTTTTCCCTACGAGTTAAATTCTATCCTGCGGATCCATTTCGTCTCACTGGTAATGGCCGAATCATGCTCTTCCAGCAGTTGAAACGGGACCTACGTCATGGTCGATTATACTGTTCGTTGGGTGAGGCTGCCGCATTGGGAGCATTAATCGTTCAGG AGGAACTTGGGGATTATGATGAGGTTATTCACATAGGCGAGTATGTGTCATCCCTTGACTTGGCCTTGCGTCAAACTGAGAATCTCGAAAAGAAAATCATTGAGCTGCACAAAAAACGTAAGCCTGGCCAAGATCCCTCAGTTGCTATGGATGAGTTTATGGGTATAGCACGGGGTCTTGAAACTTATGGCATTGATCCACATCCCGTCAAGGATCATCGTGGCTCGTTGCTATACGTAGGTATTAATCACGCCGGCATCAGCACTTATGTCGCAGGTAAACGCTCTCAGCATTTTCGTTGGAACGAAGTGCATAAAATCAACTTTGAGggcaaaatgtttattgcaCATTTGAGCTTTACGGATTCAAGTCGGGAACCG aaaaaacatACTATTGGATTTAAGTGCCCTTCAGGACCTGCATGTCGTTATCTTTGGCGATGCGCCATCGAACAAATGCTTTTTTTCAC ATTGCCGAATAGCCAACATGCTGCAGTTGTTTCTGGCGGCGGTTTCTTTTCCTGGGGCACCAAGTTCCGTTATACTGGCAGAACTGAACGCGAGATATTGACTGAGAGCATCAATGCTTTACGTGAACAAAAGATGACGAATTCAAGTTCCAGTAAGCGGAAGGCAAGCAGTGTGCCAGCAACTCCTTCCAGTCCACAGGGTGACTTGGCGCAAATCC gTTATAGTAGCTTGCCACGATCTACGATGTCCGAGCCCTTGGGTTGTTCCATGGCTCCTAGCATTCTCATTTACGGAGGTCATGGGCAGGACGTAGGTGTCAATGGGAGTTTGCAATTGCCAAGCTTGGAGCCAGTTTGCGAAGAGGCTCGTCTACGTTCCTCGAATATCGATCGACTAAATCACATGGGAACAGATTTGCCTGGCTATGCATTCAGAGACTCCATTGAGCACTCTTCGACTGAGAGTGGACTTACAGCTAGTGGCTATGATGTTACTGGCAAGCCGCGTGGCAATCATACTGATTCTAAGCAGCACCTTTACTATTCGTCGAAGCAGTACTATGCACTGCCCAATCCCGCCTTAAATTCGAGCTCTTCCGTCGGTATTTCCAGTGGGAAACATATAGGACCATTTTCACGCACTCACTCCAACTCCAACAGTGGCAAAAGCTTAAGAAAATTCCATTTATTACATGCCTTTATACCAtctgttatttttgtaataatcgCGATGACCGGCACTGCAATCCTTATCATGGAATCCGAGTTGGAAATATTTGAGCGTGTTCGAAACTCTCCCGAAATGCTTAGTTTGCGGTATCAGTATTATCAACCATTAAAAGATTTTGTATTGGAAAAATTCGGTCGGAAAGCTTAA
- the LOC133850365 gene encoding FERM domain-containing protein 5 isoform X2 produces the protein MYSVNEFLRIFACPMPFHKGIYLVDHICRQLDIKEKDYFGLRYVDTGKQRHWLDLAKSILKQCKDIDPVLFSLRVKFYPADPFRLTGNGRIMLFQQLKRDLRHGRLYCSLGEAAALGALIVQEELGDYDEVIHIGEYVSSLDLALRQTENLEKKIIELHKKRKPGQDPSVAMDEFMGIARGLETYGIDPHPVKDHRGSLLYVGINHAGISTYVAGKRSQHFRWNEVHKINFEGKMFIAHLSFTDSSREPKKHTIGFKCPSGPACRYLWRCAIEQMLFFTLPNSQHAAVVSGGGFFSWGTKFRYTGRTEREILTESINALREQKMTNSSSSKRKASSVPATPSSPQGDLAQIRYSSLPRSTMSEPLGCSMAPSILIYGGHGQDVGVNGSLQLPSLEPVCEEARLRSSNIDRLNHMGTDLPGYAFRDSIEHSSTESGLTASGYDVTGKPRGNHTDSKQHLYYSSKQYYALPNPALNSSSSVGISSGKHIGPFSRTHSNSNSGKSLRKFHLLHAFIPSVIFVIIAMTGTAILIMESELEIFERVRNSPEMLSLRYQYYQPLKDFVLEKFGRKA, from the exons ATGTACAGTGTTAATGagtttttaagaatatttgcatgccctatg CCATTCCATAAAGGCATTTATCTGGTCGACCATATATGTAGGCAATTAGATATTAAGGAAAAGGACTATTTCGGTTTACGTTACGTTGATACAGGAAAACAACGG CACTGGCTCGACTTGGCCAAATCCATTTTAAAACAATGTAAAG ACATAGATCCAGTGCTTTTTTCCCTACGAGTTAAATTCTATCCTGCGGATCCATTTCGTCTCACTGGTAATGGCCGAATCATGCTCTTCCAGCAGTTGAAACGGGACCTACGTCATGGTCGATTATACTGTTCGTTGGGTGAGGCTGCCGCATTGGGAGCATTAATCGTTCAGG AGGAACTTGGGGATTATGATGAGGTTATTCACATAGGCGAGTATGTGTCATCCCTTGACTTGGCCTTGCGTCAAACTGAGAATCTCGAAAAGAAAATCATTGAGCTGCACAAAAAACGTAAGCCTGGCCAAGATCCCTCAGTTGCTATGGATGAGTTTATGGGTATAGCACGGGGTCTTGAAACTTATGGCATTGATCCACATCCCGTCAAGGATCATCGTGGCTCGTTGCTATACGTAGGTATTAATCACGCCGGCATCAGCACTTATGTCGCAGGTAAACGCTCTCAGCATTTTCGTTGGAACGAAGTGCATAAAATCAACTTTGAGggcaaaatgtttattgcaCATTTGAGCTTTACGGATTCAAGTCGGGAACCG aaaaaacatACTATTGGATTTAAGTGCCCTTCAGGACCTGCATGTCGTTATCTTTGGCGATGCGCCATCGAACAAATGCTTTTTTTCAC ATTGCCGAATAGCCAACATGCTGCAGTTGTTTCTGGCGGCGGTTTCTTTTCCTGGGGCACCAAGTTCCGTTATACTGGCAGAACTGAACGCGAGATATTGACTGAGAGCATCAATGCTTTACGTGAACAAAAGATGACGAATTCAAGTTCCAGTAAGCGGAAGGCAAGCAGTGTGCCAGCAACTCCTTCCAGTCCACAGGGTGACTTGGCGCAAATCC gTTATAGTAGCTTGCCACGATCTACGATGTCCGAGCCCTTGGGTTGTTCCATGGCTCCTAGCATTCTCATTTACGGAGGTCATGGGCAGGACGTAGGTGTCAATGGGAGTTTGCAATTGCCAAGCTTGGAGCCAGTTTGCGAAGAGGCTCGTCTACGTTCCTCGAATATCGATCGACTAAATCACATGGGAACAGATTTGCCTGGCTATGCATTCAGAGACTCCATTGAGCACTCTTCGACTGAGAGTGGACTTACAGCTAGTGGCTATGATGTTACTGGCAAGCCGCGTGGCAATCATACTGATTCTAAGCAGCACCTTTACTATTCGTCGAAGCAGTACTATGCACTGCCCAATCCCGCCTTAAATTCGAGCTCTTCCGTCGGTATTTCCAGTGGGAAACATATAGGACCATTTTCACGCACTCACTCCAACTCCAACAGTGGCAAAAGCTTAAGAAAATTCCATTTATTACATGCCTTTATACCAtctgttatttttgtaataatcgCGATGACCGGCACTGCAATCCTTATCATGGAATCCGAGTTGGAAATATTTGAGCGTGTTCGAAACTCTCCCGAAATGCTTAGTTTGCGGTATCAGTATTATCAACCATTAAAAGATTTTGTATTGGAAAAATTCGGTCGGAAAGCTTAA
- the LOC133845183 gene encoding selenide, water dikinase 2 isoform X1, with amino-acid sequence MFQPEDYGLDVDFRLTTFSTLRGUGCKIPEEKLLEYLRGTEIVSTNTGTNNDDFIGSGMDCAVIPLSRHKELSLVQTVDFFYPLVDDPMIMGQIAVANVLSDIYAVGVTDIDKLEMLISAPSNLSEKQRDIVVPLIMKGFQRASENSGCYGNIIVKNIVVNPWCIVGGIATSVCHKQDIILPSNGQAGDVLVLTKPLGTQLATSALIWQNEKNDKYEKILSALTDGDIYDSFQIAISSMKYLNRNAALLMHKYEAHAATDVTGFGLLGHAKNLAQFQKLPLLFKIHTLPIIKNILRISQLVGQSAKLIAGKTVETSGGLLICLRPDAAEDFCKEFDIITNGSQKAFLIGELQNADRSTSILSEDVKCIEVTL; translated from the exons ATGTTTCAACCCGAGGATTATGGTCTAGATGTCGACTTTAGACTTACGACGTTTTCCACACTACGAGGGTGAGGTTGTAAAATCCCCGAAGAGAAACTTTTGGAATATCTCAGGGGAACAGAAATAGTATCTACTAATACAGGCACAAACAATGACGACTTTATTG gATCTGGAATGGATTGCGCGGTTATTCCTCTTTCACGGCACAAGGAACTATCTTTAGTTCAAACTGTAGATTTCTTTTATCCGCTTGTTGACGATCCTATGATAATGGGGCAAATTGCTGTGGCCAATGTTTTAAGTGACATATATGCTGTGGGAGTTACTGACATTGATAAATTGGAAATGCTCATAAGTGCGCCCTCCAACCTAAGTGAAAAGCAGCGTGACATTGTGGTACCTTTAATTATGAAAGGATTCCAAAGAGCTTCAGAAAACAGCGGTTGTTATGGAAATATTATAGTCAAGAATATCGTTGTTAATCCTTGGTGCATTGTAGGAGGAATCGCCACTTCAGTTTGCCATAAGCAAGACATTATTTT ACCATCCAATGGGCAAGCTGGCGATGTTTTGGTTTTAACAAAACCTCTTGGAACGCAATTAGCAACGAGCGCGTTGATTTGGCAAAATGAGAAAAACgataaatatgaaaagattTTATCAGCGTTAACTGACGGCGATATATACGACTCTTTTCAAATAGCAATTTCATCAATGAAGTATTTAAACCGCAATG CTGCTCTGTTGATGCATAAATATGAAGCACACGCTGCAACGGACGTGACCGGATTTGGTCTTTTGGGTCACGCCAAGAACCTTGCTCAATTCCAGAAGTTGCCGCTCTTGTTTAAAATTCATACATTACCCATTATTAAGAATATACTGAGGATTAGTCAGCTGGTTGGACAAAGTGCCAAACTAATCGCTGGAAAGACAGTTGAGACTTCTGGCGGACTTCTCATTTGTCTGCGACCGGATGCAGCTGAAGACTTTTGCAAAGAGTTTGATATAATTACAAATGGATCACAAAAAGCATTTCTAATAGGCGAACTTCAAAATGCGGATAGATCGACTTCGATATTGTCTGAAGATGTCAAGTGCATTGAGGTTACACTTTGA
- the LOC133845183 gene encoding selenide, water dikinase 2 isoform X2, with protein MVRVLTASALLMHKYEAHAATDVTGFGLLGHAKNLAQFQKLPLLFKIHTLPIIKNILRISQLVGQSAKLIAGKTVETSGGLLICLRPDAAEDFCKEFDIITNGSQKAFLIGELQNADRSTSILSEDVKCIEVTL; from the exons ATGGTGAGAGTTTTGACggcat CTGCTCTGTTGATGCATAAATATGAAGCACACGCTGCAACGGACGTGACCGGATTTGGTCTTTTGGGTCACGCCAAGAACCTTGCTCAATTCCAGAAGTTGCCGCTCTTGTTTAAAATTCATACATTACCCATTATTAAGAATATACTGAGGATTAGTCAGCTGGTTGGACAAAGTGCCAAACTAATCGCTGGAAAGACAGTTGAGACTTCTGGCGGACTTCTCATTTGTCTGCGACCGGATGCAGCTGAAGACTTTTGCAAAGAGTTTGATATAATTACAAATGGATCACAAAAAGCATTTCTAATAGGCGAACTTCAAAATGCGGATAGATCGACTTCGATATTGTCTGAAGATGTCAAGTGCATTGAGGTTACACTTTGA